From Watersipora subatra chromosome 2, tzWatSuba1.1, whole genome shotgun sequence, one genomic window encodes:
- the LOC137387138 gene encoding single-strand selective monofunctional uracil DNA glycosylase-like isoform X2 has protein sequence MAQGGGEPKYLPPEWKDIINESFPAPFHSNPPSQEMLYSQRPQTTIKSEKFTTCLKKESDSPESVGEPSIVGVCSAIPCYKLNIRIEAITAMQHFNALAAKLLVIETLLAEELVKLDFGPKVTHVYNPIDYAYKPHLEYYRKFCYPSTEVVMIGMNPGPYGMSQTGVPFGEVKAVTEWLTIAEAVGSPSKVHAKRPVLGFDCERSEVSGGRIWSFLQKNFATPQDFFNKCFLFNYCPIALMEKSGIGRFAEERIKAVCKAGELQHQQKYLLHPSPQNPDANKNWNSRAQKAFEDLGLLSPLPVTNNALVAPLSRDAVKRNLFSCND, from the exons ATGGCTCAGGGTGGTGGTGAACCTAAATATCTTCCTCCCGAGTGGAAGGATATCATAAACGAAAGTTTTCCAGCCCCTTTTCATTCTAATCCACCCTCCCAGGAGATGTTGTACTCCCAAAGGCCTCAAACAACTATCAAATCTGAAAAGTTTACCACATGTTTGAAAAAGGAATCTGATAGCCCTGAATCTGTAGGAGAGCCATCCATTGTAGGAGTTTGTTCAGCTATTCCTTGTTACAAGTTAAACATTCGAATTGAGGCTATTACTGCAATGCAGCATTTCAATGCTCTAGCAGCAAAACTTTTAGTAATAGAGACACTGTTAGCTGAGGAACTAGTGAAACTCGATTTTGGCCCAAAGGTTACACATGTATACAATCCTATAGACTACGCCTACAAGCCTCATCTGGAATACTACAGGAAGTTTTGTTATCCCTCAACTGAAGTAGTTATGATCGGCATGAATCCAGGACCTTATGGAATGTCTCAGACCGgt GTGCCCTTTGGTGAGGTCAAAGCAGTAACTGAGTGGCTGACTATTGCGGAAGCTGTTGGGAGCCCCTCTAAGGTTCATGCTAAGCGACCAGTGTTGGGTTTTGATTGCGAACGCAGTGAG GTGAGTGGAGGTCGGATTTGGAGCTTTCTTCAAAAGAATTTTGCTACCCCACAGGATTTCTTCAACAAGTGCTTCCTATTTAACTACTGTCCCATTGCTCTGATGGAAAAGTCTG GGATTGGTCGGTTCGCAGAGGAACGTATCAAGGCTGTTTGCAAGGCTGGTGAGTTGCAGCATCAGCAAAAGTATCTCTTGCATCCAAGTCCTCAAAATCCTGATGCGAACAAGAATTGGAACTCGCGTGCACAAAAGGCTTTTGAAGATTTAGGGCTCTTATCACCTCTTCCTGTTACCAACAATGCACTTGTTGCACCACTTTCCAGAGATGCTGTCAAGCGTAACTTATTTTCTTGCAATGACTAG
- the LOC137387912 gene encoding uncharacterized protein codes for MAVKLLDLIKTYEDVEKSGDFSERCDKLELVAELQNITELKYLVPLFLSGPAFAIYKQLSADTKKEYALIKQELLTAFGVNNFCAYGQLQRRIYKKGETVDVYLADLRRLVALIDQTVPEPLLKCAFVAGLPIDVATQIKSISAVEKLSLSELATRARMIMSSNGGARGVCAMRYVKRLTNDIDWSETVPSSVKSLLDEIFQKVQEQNLVRGKWDVKKTSQCTVWCDASNLALGVSLEVDGYTIEDAAWLRKEDDGAHINVAELEAALKGINLALKWKMTNVQVITDSATVYRWINSVIEDTKRPKVTGLSELIIRRRLGIIGQLIDESGLTLMIKLVPSGENKLDVLTRVPKKWLQVVACSGVVLSNTDEIEDIKKVHQDHHFGVSKTLYLAQKKLGRTIKKDIVKQVVKTCLMCNSVDPHPIKWDHGQLNVANVWERLASDITHVNGQPYLTIIDCGPSRFSLWFKLANETSDVVIKQLDNVFRKRRPPKEFLSDNGSCFTSARMKEFLQRWSVEQILSCAYKPTGNGIIERHHLPVEELYSYRSDLAGATKSTEIPQKLSDNRDCSLNPYKVGDTVYVKPVNARCFDKWKCRKVTKINSSTSVEVDGTNRHVSDLRLAHQDDIADGVHVSTRPTKESNQVDVEFSTSDLLDNIAQLNREPVDSDLDQNRDFENRPV; via the exons ATGGCAGTAAAACTTTTAGACTTGATTAAAACCTATGAAGACGTAGAGAAGAGTGGTGACTTTTCTGAACGGTGTGACAAGTTAGAGCTTGTAGCTGAGCTGCAGAATATTACGGAGTTGAAATATCTTGTGCCACTTTTTCTGTCTGGACCGGCATTCGCCATTTATAAACAACTGTCAGCCGACACTAAAAAGGAGTATGCACTGATTAAACAAGAGCTATTGACTGCTTTTGGAGTAAATAACTTTTGCGCATATGGACAACTACAAAGAAGGATATACAAAAAAGGAGAAACTGTTGATGTTTACCTGGCAGATTTGCGTAGGCTAGTAGCTCTGATTGACCAAACAGTACCAGAACCCTTGTTGAAGTGTGCTTTTGTGGCTGGGTTACCAATTGATGTAGCTACCCAGATAAAATCCATTTCAGCAGTTGAAAAACTTTCGTTGTCAGAGTTGGCCACGAGAGCAAGAATGATTATGTCTAGCAATGGTGGAGCACGAGGAGTCTGCGCAATGCG CTATGTAAAGAGATTGACTAATGACATAGACTGGTCTGAAACAGTTCCTAGTTCTGTGAAATCTTTGTTGgatgaaatatttcaaaaagtaCAAGAGCAAAACCTAGTGAGAGGCAAGTGGGATGTCAAGAAGACCTCTCAGTGTACTGTGTGGTGTGACGCCAGTAACTTGGCTCTCGGAGTGTCTCTGGAGGTAGATGGTTACACTATTGAGGATGCAGCATGGCTACGTAAAGAGGATGATGGTGCTCATATAAATGTTGCTGAGCTAGAAGCTGCATTGAAAGGAATCAACCTAGCGCTAAAGTGGAAAATGACAAATGTGCAAGTGATCACAGATTCAGCTACTGTTTATAGGTGGATAAATTCAGTGATAGAAGATACCAAAAGGCCTAAGGTTACTGGCCTCAGTGAGTTGATCATTCGACGTAGACTTGGAATTATTGGTCAGTTGATTGATGAATCCGGGTTAACACTAATGATCAAACTTGTTCCATCAGGTGAGAACAAGTTGGATGTCCTAACCAGAGTACCAAAGAAATGGCTACAAGTTGTTGCATGCTCAGGGGTTGTACTTTCTAACACAGATGAGATAGAAGACATAAAGAAAGTTCATCAAGACCACCACTTTGGTGTCAGCAAAACCCTGTACTTGGCACAGAAAAAGCTTGGACGAACAATCAAGAAGGACATAGTTAAGCAAGTAGTGAAAACTTGTCTTATGTGTAACAGTGTAGATCCTCATCCAATCAAATGGGATCATGGTCAGCTAAACGTAGCAAATGTATGGGAGCGACTTGCATCAGATATTACCCATGTGAACGGTCAACCTTATTTGACTATTATTGATTGTGGGCCTAGCAGGTTTTCTCTTTGGTTCAAACTGGCTAACGAAACATCAGACGTAGTAATCAAACAGTTGGACAATGTGTTTCGAAAACGTAGACCTCCTAAGGAGTTTCTGAGTGACAATGGCTCATGTTTCACAAGCGCTAGAATGAAAGAGTTTCTGCAGAGATGGAGTGTAGAGCAGATCCTCAGTTGTGCCTATAAACCTACTGGAAATGGAATAATTGAAAGACATCACC TGCCTGTGGAAGAACTATACAGCTATCGCAGTGACTTAGCAGGGGCGACCAAATCGACAGAAATACCACAAAAGCTTAGTGACAATAGAGACTGCAGCCTTAACCCATACAAAGTTGGAGACACTGTTTATGTCAAGCCAGTTAATGCTAGGTGCTTTGATAAGTGGAAATGCCGAAAAGTGACAAAGATAAATTCTAGCACTTCGGTTGAAGTCGATGGCACAAATAGGCATGTGTCTGATCTTAGATTGGCTCATCAAGACGACATTGCAGATGGTGTACATGTATCAACTAGGCCAACTAAAGAGTCTAATCAGGTCGACGTTGAGTTTAGTACTTCAGACCTGCTTGATAACATTGCTCAGTTGAATCGAGAGCCTGTTGACTCTGATCTCGATCAAAATCGTGACTTTGAAAACAGACCTGTTTGA
- the LOC137387138 gene encoding single-strand selective monofunctional uracil DNA glycosylase-like isoform X1 — MAQGGGEPKYLPPEWKDIINESFPAPFHSNPPSQEMLYSQRPQTTIKSEKFTTCLKKESDSPESVGEPSIVGVCSAIPCYKLNIRIEAITAMQHFNALAAKLLVIETLLAEELVKLDFGPKVTHVYNPIDYAYKPHLEYYRKFCYPSTEVVMIGMNPGPYGMSQTGVPFGEVKAVTEWLTIAEAVGSPSKVHAKRPVLGFDCERSEVSGGRIWSFLQKNFATPQDFFNKCFLFNYCPIALMEKSGKNITPAQLPAQVKRTLTALCDEALLQSILLFPNCKSLVGIGRFAEERIKAVCKAGELQHQQKYLLHPSPQNPDANKNWNSRAQKAFEDLGLLSPLPVTNNALVAPLSRDAVKRNLFSCND; from the exons ATGGCTCAGGGTGGTGGTGAACCTAAATATCTTCCTCCCGAGTGGAAGGATATCATAAACGAAAGTTTTCCAGCCCCTTTTCATTCTAATCCACCCTCCCAGGAGATGTTGTACTCCCAAAGGCCTCAAACAACTATCAAATCTGAAAAGTTTACCACATGTTTGAAAAAGGAATCTGATAGCCCTGAATCTGTAGGAGAGCCATCCATTGTAGGAGTTTGTTCAGCTATTCCTTGTTACAAGTTAAACATTCGAATTGAGGCTATTACTGCAATGCAGCATTTCAATGCTCTAGCAGCAAAACTTTTAGTAATAGAGACACTGTTAGCTGAGGAACTAGTGAAACTCGATTTTGGCCCAAAGGTTACACATGTATACAATCCTATAGACTACGCCTACAAGCCTCATCTGGAATACTACAGGAAGTTTTGTTATCCCTCAACTGAAGTAGTTATGATCGGCATGAATCCAGGACCTTATGGAATGTCTCAGACCGgt GTGCCCTTTGGTGAGGTCAAAGCAGTAACTGAGTGGCTGACTATTGCGGAAGCTGTTGGGAGCCCCTCTAAGGTTCATGCTAAGCGACCAGTGTTGGGTTTTGATTGCGAACGCAGTGAG GTGAGTGGAGGTCGGATTTGGAGCTTTCTTCAAAAGAATTTTGCTACCCCACAGGATTTCTTCAACAAGTGCTTCCTATTTAACTACTGTCCCATTGCTCTGATGGAAAAGTCTG GAAAGAATATCACTCCTGCACAACTTCCTGCACAGGTCAAGCGTACGCTGACAGCACTATGTGATGAGGCGCTGCTACAATCTATCCTGCTTTTTCCTAACTGCAAGTCTTTGGTAGGGATTGGTCGGTTCGCAGAGGAACGTATCAAGGCTGTTTGCAAGGCTGGTGAGTTGCAGCATCAGCAAAAGTATCTCTTGCATCCAAGTCCTCAAAATCCTGATGCGAACAAGAATTGGAACTCGCGTGCACAAAAGGCTTTTGAAGATTTAGGGCTCTTATCACCTCTTCCTGTTACCAACAATGCACTTGTTGCACCACTTTCCAGAGATGCTGTCAAGCGTAACTTATTTTCTTGCAATGACTAG
- the LOC137387139 gene encoding single-strand selective monofunctional uracil DNA glycosylase-like: protein MDNKESKRQARKKASKRKGDGDPVINSKKGKILKSKDNDSLYTCTFLVDVRIAEIEKLGERYSHAIKLLKMETHGCDSLMHFDYGPTVTHVYNPVDYAFKPHVEFYRKYCQETARVLLIGENPGPFGGAQTGIPFGDPKFVKEWLQIEEEVSAPDKQHPKRPISGFSSTRSEGSGTRLWTFLKSNFKTPESFFSECFIYNYCPMIFMNESGGNVTPSTLPAAVRKPLMAVCDKELAEVISSFPNCTLVVGIGRFTESRLKIICEKMERPPDIAYLNHPSPRNPEASKNWDLNAYNSFVDYNLIVKTQ, encoded by the exons ATGGACAATAAAGAAAGCAAACGTCAGGCTCGTAAGAAAGCCTCGAAGAGAAAAGGTGATGGTGATCCTGTCATTAACAGCAAGAAAGGGAAAATTTTAAAGTCTAAAGATAATGACAGCTTGTACACTTGTACCTTTCTTGTTGATGTGAGAATCGCTGAGATTGAAAAGTTGGGTGAGAGGTACAGCCATGCCATCAAGTTATTAAAGATGGAGACGCATGGGTGTGACAGCCTGATGCACTTTGACTACGGACCAACTGTCACACATGTGTATAATCCGGTTGATTATGCTTTTAAACCCCATGTTGAGTTTTACCGCAAGTATTGCCAAGAAACGGCGCGCGTTCTGCTGATTGGAGAAAATCCTGGACCATTTGGTGGAGCACAGACTGGG ATTCCATTTGGTGATCCAAAGTTTGTAAAGGAATGGCTGCAAATTGAGGAAGAAGTTAGTGCTCCTGACAAACAACATCCAAAAAGACCTATTTCAGGATTTTCTTCAACTCGCTCAGAG GGAAGTGGGACACGTCTCTGgacttttctcaaatccaacTTTAAAACTCCCGAAAGTTTCTTCAGTGAATGTTTTATTTACAACTACTGCCCGATGATCTTTATGAATGAATCAG GTGGAAATGTAACACCATCCACTCTACCAGCTGCCGTACGCAAACCTCTGATGGCAGTTTGTGACAAAGAGTTAGCAGAAGTTATCAGCTCATTCCCTAACTGCACTCTGGTTGTTGGAATCGGTCGGTTTACAGAAAGCAGGTTAAAGattatttgtgaaaaaatggaGCGACCACCTGACATAGCTTACCTGAATCATCCTAGTCCACGCAATCCTGAGGCCAGTAAAAACTGGGATTTAAATGCTTACAATAGTTTTGTAGATTATAATTTAATCGTTAAAACTCAATAG
- the LOC137387494 gene encoding uncharacterized protein: MKDMYNNFSYLENSTQELIGTSTPYVDRYREMKIISSVVGAALFVLACVVVVILYKKICKSPHSKTKYGEVEVANGTKSEYYDQFGCDTNELTVNSVTALPFYEENTRLSRKPANTSGSSGVECDSNSDDGKEVQIDTGKRVFHINKVPERNRQRNPKQRVVRLPKGVVNAARSLQASEGQGYTLALIDRNTHTIHNINVDRRGNRSHSRSPLATNRFPTPEKAITPQDRQYKPATVLHQRRPESSSSVVGMVHDSPDLSRHTNISTDEVSGSSGSNRGESRNHSISISSQDSIEIHSTARLLPAIEISGI; the protein is encoded by the coding sequence ATGAAAGATATGTACAACAACTTTTCATATCTAGAGAATTCTACACAAGAGCTAATTGGTACAAGCACCCCTTATGTTGACAGGTATAGAGAGATGAAAATCATATCTTCTGTAGTTGGGGCAGCTTTGTTTGTATTAGCATGCGTAGTTGTGGTCATCCTCTACAAGAAAATATGCAAATCTCCCCATAGCAAAACTAAATATGGTGAGGTGGAAGTCGCTAATGGGACCAAGTCAGAATATTATGATCAATTTGGCTGTGACACTAATGAGTTAACAGTTAACAGTGTAACAGCTCTGCCGTTTTATGAGGAAAACACTAGGCTGTCTCGAAAGCCAGCTAATACTAGTGGTAGCAGTGGAGTTGAGTGTGATTCTAACAGTGATGATGGAAAGGAAGTACAAATAGACACTGGAAAACGAGTGTTTCATATTAACAAAGTACCAGAAAGAAATCGTCAGAGAAATCCTAAGCAACGGGTAGTTAGACTTCCGAAAGGAGTTGTAAATGCCGCTCGAAGTTTGCAGGCTTCAGAAGGTCAAGGCTACACGCTTGCTTTAATCGACAGAAACACCCATACTATACATAACATCAACGTAGATCGTCGCGGAAACCGGTCACATAGCCGCTCACCTCTCGCGACTAACCGTTTTCCTACGCCAGAAAAGGCTATCACTCCACAGGACAGACAATATAAACCGGCAACTGTGTTACATCAACGCCGACCAGAGTCAAGCTCTTCAGTTGTAGGCATGGTGCATGACTCCCCAGACTTATCCAGACACACTAACATTTCAACGGATGAAGTGTCTGGCAGCAGTGGTTCTAACAGGGGAGAGAGCAGAAATCATAGTATAAGTATTAGTTCGCAGGATTCTATAGAGATTCACTCCACTGCTCGGCTGCTGCCGGCAATAGAAATTTCTGGAATTTGA